AGAAGCGGGTGATTGATGGGCTGAGAGAAGCGCGGGTGTTTGATGGTCTGAGAGGAGCGCGGGTGTTTGATGGGCTGAGAGAAGCGCGGGTGTTTGATGGTCTGAGAGGCGCGGGTGTTTGATGAGCTGAGAGAAGCGGGTGATTGATGGGCTGAGAGAAGCGGGTGATTGATGGGCTGAGAGAAGCGGGTGATTGATGAGCTGAGAGAAGCGCGGGTGTTTGATGGTCTGAGAAGCGCGGGTGTTTGATGGTCTGAGAGAAGCGCGGGTGTTTGATGGGCTGAGAGGCGCGGGTGTTTGATGGTCTGAGAAGCGCGGGTGTTTGATGGTCTGAGAGGAGCGCGGGTGTTTGATGGTCTGAGAGGAGCGGGTGTTTGATGAGCTGAGAGAAGCGGGTGATTGATGGGCTGAGAGAAGCGGGTGATTGATGGGCTGAGAGAAGCGGGTGATTGATGGGCTGAGAGAAGCGCGGGTGTTTGATGGTCTGAGAGGAGCGCGGGTGTTTGATGGTCTGAGAGGAGCGCCGGTGTTTGATGGTCTGAGAGGCGCGGGTGTTTGATGGTCTGAGAAGCGCGGGTGTTTGATGGTCTGAGAGGAGCGCGGGTGTTTGATGGTCTGAGAGAAGCGCGGGTGATTGATGGGCTGAGAGAAGCGGGTGATTGATGGGCTGAGAGAAGCGGGTGATTGATGGGCTGAGAGAAGTGCGGGTGTTTGATGGTCTGAGAGGCGCGGGTGTTTGATGGTCTGAGAAGCGCGGGTGTTTGATGGTCTGAGAGGAGCGCGGGTGTTTGATGGTCTGAGAGGAGCGCGGGTGTTTGATgagcaggaaatggcagagcctctcacaaatacaaacacacttataaaaaaaagaaagaaagacagaaaaataACAACAATTATATTCTCCCCAAGAGAACTGGAGTTCAATCTATTCCATTGGTTGATACCTGAGGGgaatcacactcacacacatacacaccaacacatccgCTGGATACGTGAGCGCCATAGGAAATCCACAATGGTTGTCATGGAACCCACATAGCAACCGGGATAGTggtgagagagggggtgggagagagagagggggtgggagagagaggagggtgggagagagagaggggggtgggagagagagagggggtgggagagagaggagggtgggagagagatatgtgggagagagaggggggtgggagagagatgagggtgggagagagatatgtgggagagagaggggggtgggagagagatgagggtgggagagagatgagggtgggagagagatatgtgggagagagagggggtgggagagagatgagggtgggagagagata
This genomic interval from Salmo salar chromosome ssa27, Ssal_v3.1, whole genome shotgun sequence contains the following:
- the LOC123730924 gene encoding putative uncharacterized protein ENSP00000383309, encoding MALTPSNTRASQTIKHPRLSDHQTPALLSAHQSPASLSPSITRFSQPINHPRFSQTIKHPRSSQTIKHPRFSDHQTPAPLRPSNTGAPLRPSNTRAPLRPSNTRASLSPSITRFSQPINHPLLSAHQSPASLSSSNTRSSQTIKHPRSSQTIKHPRFSDHQTPAPLSPSNTRASLRPSNTRASQTIKHPRFSQLINHPLLSAHQSPASLSPSITRFSQLIKHPRLSDHQTPALLSAHQTPALLSDHQTPALLSAHQSPASLSPSITRFSQLIKHPRFSQPIKHPRFSQPIKHPRFSQPINHPLLSAHQSPASLSSSNTRASLSPSSTRASLSPSNTRASLSPSNTRSSQPIKHPLLSDHQTHASLSPSNTHASLSLSCCSH